The genomic interval CCCGCGATCATTTCCTGAGGTAGGACAGGGCCTGCAATCCGGCCACGCAGCCTTCGCCGGCGGCCGAGACGACCTGCAGGCCGCCGCAGGTGATGTCTCCGGCGGCGAAGACGCCGGGGATGTTGGTCCGCTGGAAGCGGTCGACGGCCACGCACTGCTTGTGGTCGACGGCCAGGCCGGTCCGCTCGAAGAGGAGCCCGGCCGGGACCTCGCGGAAGATGAAGACCGCGGCCACGGGCAGGACCTCCGCCCCGCCGGCCGATTCGACGACGACGTCCTCGACCCGGAACTGGCCCCGGATCTCCCTGATCTTCCCCTCGCGCCGGATGGCCACGCCCTTTTCCTCAAGCGCCCGGGCCGCCGGGGTCTCCGCCGCCCCGCCGGGCCGGCCGGGCACCCAGACGACCTTGACGCCCATGCCGTGGAGGGCATGGACGTCCTCCAGGGCATCGTCGGCGTGGCCGATCGCGGCCACCGTCGCCCCGCGGAAAAGAGGGCCGTCGCAGGTGGCGCAGTAGCTGACGCCCTGGCCGACGAGACGGTCCTCGCCGTTGACGAGCCGGTCCCTGGACATGGGCTTGCCCGTGGCCAGGACGATCGCCTCGGCCTCGATGACCGTCTCCTTGATCGTGGCGAACTTGGGGCGCCCTTCCAGGGAGAAAGCGACGGCGTCCCCGGGGATGATCTCGGCCCCGAACGAAACGGCCTGGCCGCGGAAGAGGCCCAGGAGCTCGCGGCTGTCGATGGACCTGAAGCCGGGATAGTTCTCGATCGTGTAGGGGATGGCCAGGCGCGAGCCGCCGCGGCCCTCGAGGACGAGGGCCCTCTTGCCGGCCCGGGCGACGTAGATCGCGGCCGTCAGTCCGGCCGGCCCGGCGCCGATGATGAGGACATCGGTCGTGAGCGACTTGATGGCCATGGGCCCCCCGCGTCCGCGGCGGCGTCAGTCGGCCAGCCGGCCGCTGTCGCCGACCTTCCAGGCGTTCTTCGTCAGGATATAGAGGACGGTCCGGCGGATCTCCCGGCCCTCCTCGCCCTTGAACCAGATCTCGACCAGGGCCCAGTCATCGAGGCCCTTGAACTGCATCTCCAGGACGGAGACGCCGGCCCCCGCCAGCTTGGTCCCCCGGAACTTCCTGAGGACGGCCGCGCTGGCGCCGAAATTGCGGTACCGGAGGGGCAGCAACCCCTGTTCCTCGCAGCTCGTCTTGAGGAGCTCCTCGAGCCCGGTCGCCGGCTGGGTGTTCTCGTCCATGGTCTGCCACTCGATGCCCGCCGTCGGGTCGCCGCCGCGGCCGGAGCCGAGCGCCCTGATGCCGAAATAGGCGCCCGCGGCCACGATGTCGACGGCCAGGATGATCAGCACGATGCGCAGGGTCTTACTCATCTGGTTCTCCTGTCTTCACGGCCGCCGCCGGATTGGCGGCATGGGCCTTGTCCAGGGCCGCCGCCTCGGCGGCCAGCAGCCGGAACCGGTCGGACAGGATGGTCCGG from Acidobacteriota bacterium carries:
- a CDS encoding FAD-dependent oxidoreductase; amino-acid sequence: MAIKSLTTDVLIIGAGPAGLTAAIYVARAGKRALVLEGRGGSRLAIPYTIENYPGFRSIDSRELLGLFRGQAVSFGAEIIPGDAVAFSLEGRPKFATIKETVIEAEAIVLATGKPMSRDRLVNGEDRLVGQGVSYCATCDGPLFRGATVAAIGHADDALEDVHALHGMGVKVVWVPGRPGGAAETPAARALEEKGVAIRREGKIREIRGQFRVEDVVVESAGGAEVLPVAAVFIFREVPAGLLFERTGLAVDHKQCVAVDRFQRTNIPGVFAAGDITCGGLQVVSAAGEGCVAGLQALSYLRK